A DNA window from Maribellus comscasis contains the following coding sequences:
- a CDS encoding SusC/RagA family TonB-linked outer membrane protein → MKKKYIILFLLGWFICRVLYAGELTPFRNQQEEQVSEKTATLQLQNLTYSQALKKIAETFEVGLAVNSDLIPQGKVNLQLKGVTLRKALDLLLEETETNAFVSPQGNIILRKDSSPQIPKKQNIRGRVSSTKGESLPGVSIIIKGTSQGVVTNAEGKYFLTNIAEDATLVFSFVGMKPQEVPVSGRTVIDIVLEENTIGIEEVVAIGYGSAKRKDLTSSISTLSSDELNKGAYVNPILALQGKVPGLNITKDGNPNGGTAITLRGPSTLRTGSAQSPLYVIDGVVDGLMPADDDIVSIDILRDASATAIYGSRAANGVIIITTKKGQPGYSMINYSAYLAVESVSNKIDMLSASEYRSYLSTNGLSLDPADDDGSSTNWFDEVSRLGISHNNNVALGGGNNSTTYIANIDYKENEGIINGTSRTALKMRANLEQKALQDKLKLGCTISAQITDAKTVTDELYLAMWNYLPTVGVFDEGGSYHENLDRGSSNPVALIEQNDYDYKYKNYLGTVRAQLNIIKGLDWEMNTSYKNNQTNYAYYLSKDSRLAEGYNGYAYRSSYESEIKSMETFGTYQQKIKEHDLKLLLGYSWYESKSGNGFGVNSTNFVSDETSYYNLALGSNYDGFSPDYDDTSMGTLRMISFYSRLNYAFKDKYLLQATIRRDGSSAFGENNRWGYFPAFSLGWRILEESFMQNQNIFDNLKLRAGYGISGNSLGFNPLISKLRYGTTGKFYYDGEYINGIGPTQNPNPDLKWEQTGMLNLGLDFSILNGRLSGTIEYYDKVTKDLIWNYTVSTTEYYVSSLTANVGEMENKGFEISLNATPVKSSEFSWNTSLNLSFNKNNINSLSNDEFELDYVHTASIGDHGQSGNYAQIIEEGKPLGQFYIWKYAGKDEDGISQFYNADRELTSSPSSDDHFYAGNAQPKATGGWYNTLTWKNFSLDLLLRGVTGNKILNATMANLNYPAEATHYNLPRMTLKESVDDTGAHYTSDRYLEKGDYIRLDNITLSYNFKLNDFILKKLKIYTTVNNAFVITSYTGTDPEVHMGGQTPGIDNDDYYPKTRSVIFGVNVEF, encoded by the coding sequence ATGAAAAAAAAGTACATTATTTTATTTCTGCTGGGATGGTTCATTTGTCGGGTTCTGTATGCCGGAGAATTGACGCCCTTCCGAAACCAGCAAGAAGAGCAGGTTTCAGAAAAAACAGCCACACTGCAACTGCAGAACCTAACTTATTCCCAGGCGCTGAAAAAGATAGCCGAGACTTTTGAAGTCGGGCTTGCAGTGAATTCCGATTTGATTCCACAGGGAAAGGTAAATTTACAGTTGAAAGGGGTTACTCTCCGGAAAGCTTTGGATCTTTTACTGGAGGAAACAGAGACCAATGCCTTTGTCTCGCCCCAGGGGAACATTATTCTTCGAAAGGACAGCTCCCCTCAAATCCCGAAAAAACAAAATATCAGGGGAAGAGTCAGTTCTACAAAAGGAGAGTCATTGCCCGGGGTAAGTATTATAATTAAAGGAACGTCCCAGGGAGTTGTCACCAATGCAGAAGGCAAGTATTTCTTAACAAATATAGCGGAAGATGCCACACTGGTTTTCTCTTTTGTAGGAATGAAACCACAGGAAGTTCCGGTTTCAGGTCGAACTGTTATTGATATAGTTTTGGAAGAGAACACCATTGGCATAGAAGAAGTAGTAGCAATTGGATACGGTTCGGCCAAAAGAAAAGATTTAACCAGTTCTATTTCTACTTTATCATCCGATGAGTTAAATAAAGGAGCCTATGTTAATCCAATCCTGGCATTACAGGGAAAAGTTCCCGGGTTAAACATCACAAAAGACGGAAATCCCAACGGTGGTACTGCAATTACCCTTCGGGGACCATCAACTTTACGTACCGGTTCTGCCCAATCTCCGTTATATGTTATTGATGGTGTGGTCGACGGGCTTATGCCTGCGGACGATGACATTGTCTCCATTGATATTCTGCGTGATGCCTCGGCCACTGCAATTTATGGTTCGCGTGCAGCAAACGGGGTTATAATAATAACGACAAAAAAAGGACAGCCGGGTTATTCAATGATTAACTATAGTGCATATCTGGCTGTAGAAAGTGTATCCAACAAAATCGATATGCTTTCGGCCAGTGAATATCGTTCATACTTATCAACCAACGGACTAAGTCTTGACCCTGCGGATGACGACGGATCAAGCACCAACTGGTTTGACGAGGTCAGCCGGTTAGGAATATCCCATAACAATAATGTAGCACTTGGCGGAGGCAATAATAGCACAACGTATATCGCCAATATCGACTATAAAGAAAACGAAGGTATTATTAACGGAACTTCAAGAACAGCATTAAAAATGCGTGCAAATCTTGAACAAAAAGCATTACAGGATAAATTAAAACTAGGATGTACTATTTCTGCCCAAATTACAGATGCAAAAACAGTTACTGACGAATTATACCTTGCAATGTGGAACTATCTGCCTACAGTAGGAGTTTTTGATGAAGGCGGAAGTTACCACGAAAACCTTGACCGCGGTTCCAGTAACCCGGTGGCACTAATAGAACAAAACGACTACGATTATAAATATAAAAACTATCTAGGAACTGTACGCGCCCAGTTGAATATTATAAAAGGTCTTGATTGGGAAATGAATACCTCATACAAAAACAACCAAACCAATTATGCATATTACTTAAGTAAAGATTCACGTCTTGCAGAAGGATATAATGGTTATGCCTATCGTTCATCCTATGAAAGCGAAATAAAATCAATGGAAACTTTTGGCACTTATCAGCAAAAAATAAAGGAACATGACTTAAAATTATTATTAGGGTATTCGTGGTATGAAAGTAAAAGCGGGAATGGCTTTGGAGTAAACAGCACCAATTTTGTGTCGGATGAAACCAGTTATTACAACCTGGCCCTGGGCAGTAACTACGATGGTTTTTCTCCTGATTACGATGATACATCCATGGGGACCTTACGCATGATATCATTTTACTCGCGGTTAAACTATGCCTTTAAAGATAAATATCTGCTACAGGCAACAATTCGCAGGGATGGCTCATCGGCTTTTGGAGAAAATAACCGTTGGGGATATTTCCCGGCATTTTCTCTTGGTTGGAGGATTTTGGAAGAGTCATTCATGCAAAACCAGAATATTTTTGACAATCTGAAATTACGCGCCGGATACGGAATAAGCGGAAACTCCCTGGGTTTCAATCCGCTAATCAGTAAACTGCGCTATGGAACCACAGGTAAATTTTATTATGATGGTGAATATATCAATGGAATAGGTCCAACCCAAAATCCAAATCCCGATTTAAAATGGGAACAAACAGGAATGTTAAACCTGGGTCTCGATTTTTCGATCCTTAATGGCAGATTAAGTGGTACCATCGAATATTACGATAAAGTAACCAAAGACCTAATCTGGAATTATACTGTTTCAACAACAGAATATTATGTGAGTTCTCTTACAGCAAACGTAGGAGAGATGGAAAATAAGGGTTTTGAAATCTCTCTTAATGCGACACCTGTAAAAAGCAGCGAATTTTCATGGAACACGTCTTTAAATCTTTCATTTAATAAGAATAATATAAATTCTCTTTCAAACGATGAATTCGAACTCGATTATGTGCATACAGCAAGTATTGGTGACCATGGACAATCGGGGAATTATGCACAAATTATTGAGGAAGGAAAGCCTTTGGGACAATTTTATATTTGGAAATATGCAGGAAAAGATGAAGATGGAATTTCCCAGTTTTACAATGCTGATCGTGAACTAACATCCTCACCATCAAGCGACGACCATTTTTATGCCGGCAATGCCCAACCCAAAGCAACAGGAGGATGGTATAACACTCTTACCTGGAAAAACTTTAGCCTTGATTTGCTGCTACGGGGTGTAACAGGAAATAAAATTCTGAATGCCACCATGGCCAATCTCAATTACCCGGCAGAAGCCACACATTACAATCTGCCCAGAATGACCCTAAAAGAATCGGTTGATGACACAGGTGCGCACTATACATCAGACCGCTACCTGGAAAAAGGTGATTATATCAGGTTAGACAATATAACACTGTCCTATAATTTCAAACTTAATGATTTTATCCTTAAAAAATTAAAAATTTACACAACAGTAAATAACGCTTTTGTGATTACCAGCTACACAGGAACGGACCCGGAAGTTCATATGGGAGGACAAACTCCGGGAATCGATAATGACGATTATTATCCTAAAACGCGATCAGTCATATTTGGGGTAAATGTCGAATTTTAA
- a CDS encoding FecR family protein encodes MKDTLKYREENKKLLSLYLEGKLKDNQLQKFLDFLQTREGQELLKQDMDSDSFSITNTSLPAKQSDKIYKQINRRIKHTQNHFSFIIKIAATFLLLVSLGTGVYFISPLQNRFAASMVEVTEGQQEITLPDGTHVRLNKGSHLSYSSGMMKKKKREVILLGEAFFEVAKNPEKPFIINADKAEIKVLGTMFNVKTGQKSNTTVVAVQEGRVLFSNKKQKKSVILTANEVGILEAGETIRKVSQPAQNYFSWFEHYLEFENMPLPQVVKQLETIFDTSIKLTDPDLNNKYFTAYMHGTSVDEVMTQLALSMELKLEKTNGKYFLKK; translated from the coding sequence ATGAAAGACACATTAAAATATCGTGAAGAAAATAAAAAATTACTAAGCCTTTATCTGGAAGGTAAACTAAAAGATAATCAGCTTCAGAAATTTCTGGATTTTTTACAAACCCGGGAGGGGCAGGAGTTGCTGAAACAGGATATGGATAGCGACAGTTTTTCAATAACCAATACATCACTACCGGCAAAACAAAGCGATAAAATCTACAAACAAATCAACCGGCGTATAAAACATACCCAAAACCATTTCAGTTTTATAATAAAAATTGCCGCAACCTTTTTGCTACTCGTCTCACTGGGAACAGGTGTTTATTTCATCTCCCCTCTACAGAACAGGTTTGCCGCTTCAATGGTTGAAGTTACTGAAGGACAACAGGAAATTACCCTGCCCGACGGAACACATGTCAGGTTAAACAAGGGAAGCCATTTAAGCTATTCTTCAGGTATGATGAAGAAAAAGAAACGTGAAGTAATATTACTTGGAGAAGCTTTTTTTGAAGTTGCAAAAAATCCTGAAAAGCCTTTTATAATTAACGCAGACAAAGCGGAGATTAAAGTATTGGGCACGATGTTTAATGTTAAAACAGGACAAAAAAGTAACACGACTGTTGTTGCCGTACAGGAAGGGAGAGTATTGTTTAGCAATAAAAAACAAAAAAAATCGGTCATTCTTACGGCCAACGAGGTTGGAATTCTTGAGGCAGGAGAAACAATCAGGAAAGTTAGTCAGCCTGCACAAAATTATTTTTCATGGTTTGAACATTATCTCGAATTTGAAAATATGCCACTTCCCCAGGTTGTAAAACAACTTGAAACCATTTTTGATACAAGTATTAAATTAACAGATCCGGATTTGAACAATAAATACTTTACAGCTTACATGCATGGCACATCGGTTGACGAAGTGATGACTCAACTGGCCCTTTCAATGGAACTTAAACTGGAAAAAACCAATGGGAAATACTTTCTGAAAAAGTAA
- a CDS encoding RNA polymerase sigma-70 factor, translating into MGLANFDDMDRDKKLISLISCDNQLAFKQIFDLYHVRLFHFAKKYLKSEHLAEEAVQDVFLRLWEKRKELGKVEDFSSWLFQLTRNHVLNILKRAANENRIKEQIRKTLNTYEEHIDKQLFEKESLTILHDVIATLPSQRQEIFRLCRFEEKSYEETAQIMGISKSTVNDHMVKAMKYIKNKFPKEIYE; encoded by the coding sequence ATGGGTTTAGCAAACTTTGATGATATGGATCGGGATAAAAAACTTATCAGCCTGATTTCATGCGACAACCAGTTGGCATTTAAGCAAATATTTGATTTGTACCATGTCCGCTTATTCCATTTTGCAAAAAAGTATTTAAAATCGGAGCACCTCGCAGAAGAAGCTGTTCAGGATGTATTTTTGAGATTATGGGAAAAAAGAAAAGAACTTGGTAAAGTAGAAGACTTTTCTTCCTGGTTGTTTCAGCTAACCCGCAATCACGTGCTTAATATATTGAAAAGGGCGGCAAACGAAAACAGGATTAAAGAGCAAATCAGGAAAACGTTGAATACTTACGAAGAACATATCGACAAACAATTATTTGAAAAAGAAAGCCTTACCATACTTCACGATGTAATTGCCACTTTACCTTCGCAACGACAGGAAATATTCCGGTTATGCCGTTTTGAAGAAAAAAGTTACGAAGAAACGGCCCAAATAATGGGAATTTCGAAGAGTACGGTAAACGATCATATGGTAAAAGCCATGAAGTATATAAAAAATAAGTTCCCAAAAGAAATTTACGAATAA
- a CDS encoding DNA alkylation repair protein, with protein sequence MTNSEIISLMVEDLKKSAAFKHNTLGVPGFTTNMERLGVSSPQIKKIVNEWSKVLYDFSAQQWIGLCVELAEKEIFEAQIFSYELLWKNKKALAKLNQAQILELGNTLDNWVSVDSYSTMIAGWHWREGTLPDSQILKWLKSGNHWLRRAAVVCTISLNLRSKGGTGDTKRTLMVCEKVIDDRNDLVVKALSWALRELSKNDKPAVEDFLIKYQDRLHSRVVREVKAKLKTGRKNG encoded by the coding sequence ATGACTAATTCTGAAATAATCAGTTTAATGGTTGAGGATTTAAAAAAATCTGCCGCATTTAAACACAATACATTAGGTGTGCCGGGATTTACAACCAATATGGAACGATTGGGTGTGAGTTCACCTCAAATAAAAAAGATTGTTAATGAATGGAGCAAGGTTTTGTATGATTTTTCGGCGCAACAATGGATTGGTTTGTGTGTTGAACTTGCTGAAAAAGAAATATTTGAAGCTCAGATTTTTTCATACGAATTGCTCTGGAAGAATAAAAAAGCTCTTGCCAAACTAAATCAGGCTCAGATTTTGGAACTTGGAAACACGCTTGACAACTGGGTGTCGGTTGATAGCTACAGTACAATGATTGCGGGCTGGCACTGGCGTGAAGGAACATTGCCCGATTCTCAAATCCTGAAATGGCTGAAAAGCGGGAATCATTGGTTACGGCGCGCGGCTGTGGTTTGTACAATTTCGCTAAATCTGCGTTCAAAAGGTGGAACAGGCGATACAAAACGAACGTTGATGGTGTGTGAAAAGGTGATAGACGACCGCAACGATTTAGTTGTAAAAGCGTTGTCGTGGGCTTTGCGCGAGCTCTCGAAGAATGACAAGCCGGCTGTCGAAGATTTTCTCATAAAATATCAGGATAGACTTCATTCCCGTGTGGTTCGCGAAGTAAAAGCCAAACTGAAAACGGGTCGCAAGAATGGCTAA
- a CDS encoding ABC transporter permease: MLFKNLRIGWRNIKKNGIFSIINITGLSLGIAVVTLILFWVVDEINYDRFHKNIDRIYTVYEHQQYSEGQELFTYCTPFPLGKEFITNFSEVKNATTFANVGEQLIRFEDQEYKEGPVVCTDSEFLNIFSFEVVQGDKNALEAPDKIVIEEELAAVLFGNESAIGKMVKINDNLSYSVGAVVKTEKLNTTINFKILAPLNLAESFGADLTRWGNNWPRTSILLSQNANIGELNSKITNFLKEKGQENTTLYLFPFQNERLHSYSGKNNRIQYIYQFLGIAFIIILIASINFINLSTAKAEQRRPEVGIRKVLGANKVSILNQFLQEKGIMIVLSLLLSAILVLAFTPAFRSVSDKIVTFSLLGNKYMILMLIGVLVTVLVLSVVYPSLYISSFNPAQAMKKTRLKKQGKVGAKNLLVIVQFVLSVVLISSTLIITRQLKYINNYDLGYDQANLIYIPLNGEAKNNHESIRQELTGISGVVSLTRSSRVPFYGGNSSWGYDWEGKDPENRVLICSMNADRNYFETLGIQFADGNNFPESYSEVLDYENTPSPQVILNEESVRKMGIKNPVGKYFGRNGGEERGVIAGVAKDFHFQSLHNGVEPMVIMPLFENPGYIIARINPENFTETINEIKKSWAKVLPQSICEIKFFDDSLESMYNSEVKISALFKYFSFIAIFISCIGLFALSLYIIELRKKEIGVRKVNGAKIGEVILLLNQDFIRWVIIAFIIACPIAWLIMDKWLENFAFKTNLSWWVFLIAGALALIIAMVTVSYQSYRAAVRNPVEALRYE, translated from the coding sequence ATGCTTTTTAAAAATCTACGCATTGGCTGGAGAAACATCAAAAAAAACGGCATATTTTCAATCATCAACATTACAGGATTATCACTGGGAATTGCTGTAGTAACCCTTATTCTATTTTGGGTAGTGGATGAAATAAATTACGACCGGTTTCATAAAAACATCGACCGTATTTACACCGTTTATGAACACCAGCAATATTCCGAAGGACAAGAGTTGTTTACGTATTGTACGCCGTTTCCGCTGGGAAAAGAATTCATAACAAATTTTAGCGAGGTTAAAAATGCCACAACATTTGCAAACGTTGGAGAACAACTTATTCGTTTTGAAGACCAGGAATACAAAGAAGGCCCGGTTGTGTGTACTGATAGTGAATTCCTGAATATTTTTTCTTTCGAAGTCGTTCAGGGCGATAAAAATGCGTTGGAAGCTCCCGACAAAATAGTCATTGAAGAAGAGCTGGCTGCTGTTTTGTTTGGAAATGAATCTGCCATTGGGAAGATGGTAAAAATTAACGACAACCTTTCCTATTCGGTAGGCGCGGTTGTAAAAACCGAAAAACTCAATACAACCATCAATTTTAAGATTTTGGCTCCGCTAAACCTGGCAGAAAGTTTTGGCGCCGACCTCACACGTTGGGGGAACAACTGGCCGCGCACAAGTATACTTCTCTCTCAAAATGCAAACATCGGTGAGTTAAACTCTAAAATCACAAATTTTTTAAAAGAAAAAGGACAGGAAAACACAACGCTGTATCTTTTCCCTTTTCAAAACGAAAGACTTCACTCCTACTCAGGAAAAAACAACAGGATACAGTACATCTACCAATTTCTAGGAATTGCTTTTATCATTATCCTCATCGCTTCGATTAATTTTATAAATCTGTCAACCGCAAAAGCCGAGCAACGCCGACCCGAGGTGGGCATACGTAAAGTTCTGGGAGCCAATAAAGTCTCCATATTAAACCAGTTTTTGCAGGAAAAAGGAATTATGATTGTTTTGAGTTTGCTGCTGAGCGCTATTCTGGTTTTAGCTTTTACTCCGGCATTTCGTTCGGTCTCCGATAAGATAGTCACTTTTAGCCTTCTCGGGAACAAATATATGATTTTGATGCTGATTGGAGTTCTTGTAACAGTTCTGGTTTTGTCGGTGGTTTATCCGTCGTTGTATATTTCATCGTTTAATCCTGCCCAGGCAATGAAAAAAACAAGACTAAAAAAACAAGGAAAGGTAGGGGCAAAAAATTTGCTTGTAATTGTTCAGTTTGTTCTGTCGGTAGTCCTTATCAGCAGTACACTAATTATTACCCGACAGCTAAAATACATTAATAACTATGATTTAGGCTACGACCAGGCAAACCTGATTTATATCCCTTTAAACGGCGAGGCCAAAAACAATCATGAATCTATTCGGCAAGAATTGACAGGTATTTCCGGAGTGGTAAGTTTAACCCGCTCCAGTCGCGTTCCTTTTTATGGAGGGAACTCATCCTGGGGATACGACTGGGAGGGGAAAGATCCGGAAAACAGAGTACTCATCTGCTCAATGAATGCGGACAGGAACTATTTTGAAACACTGGGTATCCAGTTTGCCGACGGGAACAATTTCCCGGAGAGTTATTCCGAAGTCCTTGATTATGAAAACACACCATCGCCGCAAGTTATTTTAAACGAAGAATCCGTTCGAAAGATGGGAATAAAAAATCCGGTTGGTAAATATTTTGGACGTAACGGAGGAGAAGAACGAGGAGTGATTGCCGGTGTAGCCAAAGACTTTCATTTTCAGTCGTTGCATAACGGAGTTGAACCAATGGTTATTATGCCTCTGTTTGAAAATCCCGGTTACATTATTGCCAGGATAAACCCGGAAAATTTCACGGAAACGATAAACGAAATAAAAAAGTCATGGGCGAAAGTGCTTCCGCAATCCATTTGCGAAATCAAATTCTTTGATGATAGTTTAGAGTCGATGTATAACTCGGAAGTTAAAATCTCAGCTCTGTTTAAGTATTTCTCTTTTATTGCCATTTTTATTTCCTGCATCGGCTTATTTGCTTTGTCGCTTTATATTATTGAACTTCGCAAAAAAGAAATAGGTGTAAGAAAAGTAAACGGTGCAAAAATTGGCGAAGTAATCTTACTTTTAAACCAGGACTTTATCCGCTGGGTTATAATTGCGTTTATAATTGCTTGTCCCATTGCCTGGCTGATAATGGATAAATGGCTCGAAAATTTTGCATTTAAAACCAACCTTAGTTGGTGGGTATTTTTGATTGCCGGTGCGCTGGCTTTGATAATTGCAATGGTTACGGTTTCCTATCAATCGTACCGGGCAGCGGTTCGAAATCCCGTCGAAGCGTTAAGATACGAATAG
- a CDS encoding M24 family metallopeptidase, translated as MNDKVPASELELRMNKFRRVMNEQHPDWKMAVIFSKINLLYFAGSMPEGMLIIEREKDATLWVRRGYERAVEESGFPVIKPMNSYRVAAQEYPKISKEIYLETEYVPLAMFLRFQKHFPFLSYKSLDFQIAQIRAVKSVWELNYIEKAAAIHRVVLEERVPELLYEGITEAEFAAEMFPVMVKEGHQGAVRFGMHDTEMALGQLGFGESSLYPTNFDGPGGNMGVNPALPSFGNPNKKLKKGDLVFVDVAVAVNGYHSDKTMTYMFGKRLSAEVQAFHKQCVDVQHQVAEILKPGNIPEDIYETVLSGLSPEFLKNFMGYGSRQVKFLGHGIGLTIDEYPVLAIGFKAPLEENMVFAVEPKKGIEGVGMVGIENTFIVTPNGGRCITGCNPGLILVE; from the coding sequence ATGAATGACAAAGTACCGGCTTCGGAACTGGAGTTAAGAATGAATAAGTTTCGACGCGTGATGAACGAACAGCATCCCGATTGGAAAATGGCAGTTATTTTTAGCAAAATAAATCTCTTGTACTTTGCTGGTTCCATGCCAGAGGGAATGTTGATTATCGAACGGGAAAAAGATGCTACACTTTGGGTTCGCAGGGGGTATGAGCGCGCTGTGGAGGAGTCGGGTTTTCCCGTTATAAAACCAATGAATAGTTACCGGGTTGCTGCGCAGGAGTATCCAAAAATTTCAAAAGAAATCTATCTGGAAACTGAATATGTCCCGTTGGCCATGTTTTTGCGTTTCCAGAAACACTTTCCATTTTTATCGTATAAATCGCTTGATTTTCAGATTGCCCAAATTCGTGCCGTAAAAAGTGTCTGGGAGTTAAATTATATTGAAAAGGCGGCAGCCATTCACAGGGTTGTTTTGGAAGAGCGTGTTCCTGAGTTGTTGTATGAAGGAATAACTGAAGCTGAGTTTGCTGCTGAAATGTTTCCGGTTATGGTTAAGGAAGGTCATCAGGGGGCAGTGCGTTTTGGTATGCACGACACAGAAATGGCATTGGGACAACTTGGTTTCGGTGAAAGCTCGTTGTATCCCACCAATTTTGACGGACCAGGCGGAAACATGGGAGTAAATCCTGCGCTTCCCAGTTTTGGTAATCCGAACAAAAAATTAAAAAAAGGCGATCTGGTTTTTGTGGATGTGGCAGTGGCTGTTAACGGTTATCACTCCGACAAAACCATGACGTATATGTTTGGTAAACGGCTTTCTGCTGAGGTGCAGGCTTTTCATAAGCAGTGTGTTGATGTTCAACACCAGGTGGCCGAAATATTAAAACCAGGTAATATTCCTGAAGATATTTATGAAACTGTTTTGAGTGGATTAAGTCCTGAATTTCTAAAGAATTTTATGGGCTACGGAAGCCGGCAGGTGAAATTTCTGGGACATGGTATTGGATTAACCATTGACGAATATCCGGTACTGGCTATAGGTTTTAAAGCCCCCCTGGAAGAAAATATGGTTTTTGCTGTTGAGCCTAAAAAAGGTATTGAAGGGGTCGGAATGGTTGGAATTGAAAACACATTTATAGTCACCCCGAACGGGGGACGTTGTATAACCGGTTGCAACCCGGGTTTGATTTTGGTGGAGTAA